The genome window CCAGCGGCGAGTCGAACCACCCCGGGGCCACCACGTTCACGGTGATCCCCTCGGGGGCCAAGTCGAGCGCGAGCGCCTTGGCCATGCCGATGAGCGCGGCCTTGGACGCGCAATAGGCCGAGAGCCCCTTGCAGGGCCGCTCGCCGAGTACCGACCCCGTGAAGATGACTCGCCCGCCGTCGGCCATGACCCGGGCTGCGGCTCGGGCGCCGAGGAAGGCTCCGGTGAGATTCACGTCGATCACCTCACGCCACGCGTCCGGGTTGGTCTTCAGCGGGCCCGCCACGATCGGAGAGATACCGGCGTTCCCGATCCACACATCGACGCCGCCCCATGCAGCTACCACACCGTCGGCCACGGACTCATTGAAGTCGGAGTCGCGCACGTCCCCCGCAAAGTTCATGGTCGGCCCGTCCAAGGCTCCGGCCACGGCGGAGATCTCTCGCTCGGTCCTGGCCGCGAGCGCGACCCTCGCACCGGCGTGGGAGAACGCCTTGACCAGCAGCTCGCCCAGCCCGCGCCCGCCACCGGTGATCACCACACGCTTCCCGGCGACATCGCCTGGGCTAGGGAACGCGTCCACGTCGTCGATCTGCTCTCGCATCACCCCACCCGAAATTGTACCGTCCAGTACTATACTAGGCCGGTGGACGATAGTTGCCGGGTGAAGGCCTGCCGAGGGGACTCGCACGAGCTCTCACGCGACAACCTGGTAGAGATGCACAGGCGGATGTTGCTGATCCGCGGGTTCGAGGAGAGAGTCTCGGCGCTCTACCGCGACGGCGAGGTGCCGGGGTTCGTGCATCTGTCGACAGGTCAGGAGGCGGCCGCGGTCGGGGCCTGCTGGCCGTTGCGCGCTTCCGACGTGATCACCTCCACCCACCGGGGTCACGGCCACTGTCTTGCCAAAGGTCTCGATCCGCTCGGCATGTTCGCCGAGTTGATGGGCAAGGAGGCCGGTACGAATCGCGGGCGGGGTGGCTCCATGCACATCGCCGACCCGAACATCGGGGTCTTCGGCGCCAACGGCATCGTCGCAGCCGGGCTCCCAATCGCCGTCGGCGCCGGCACGGCGGCCAAGTTGCGAGGCGAAGGCGGCGTGGTGGTCGCCTTCTTCGGCGATGGAGCGGCGGCGCATGGTGCGTTCCACGAGGCGTTGAATCTGGCCGCGGTCTGGCGGTTGCCGGTGATCTTCCTCTGCGAGAACAACGGCTACGC of Acidimicrobiales bacterium contains these proteins:
- a CDS encoding SDR family oxidoreductase, whose translation is MITGGGRGLGELLVKAFSHAGARVALAARTEREISAVAGALDGPTMNFAGDVRDSDFNESVADGVVAAWGGVDVWIGNAGISPIVAGPLKTNPDAWREVIDVNLTGAFLGARAAARVMADGGRVIFTGSVLGERPCKGLSAYCASKAALIGMAKALALDLAPEGITVNVVAPGWFDSPLADGWKTNPRLADAITEHTAQRRWGHPRDLVGAYRFLASDASAFVTGAVLTVDGGYLLV
- a CDS encoding thiamine pyrophosphate-dependent dehydrogenase E1 component subunit alpha, with the protein product MGERLDQQLAQPAPATGDHHTLPGDIAWARERVHVVDLLSHHPTRNCTVQYYTRPVDDSCRVKACRGDSHELSRDNLVEMHRRMLLIRGFEERVSALYRDGEVPGFVHLSTGQEAAAVGACWPLRASDVITSTHRGHGHCLAKGLDPLGMFAELMGKEAGTNRGRGGSMHIADPNIGVFGANGIVAAGLPIAVGAGTAAKLRGEGGVVVAFFGDGAAAHGAFHEALNLAAVWRLPVIFLCENNGYAEFSPASAQHAVPLEHRATGYGVSYVSVDGNDILAVSALMQALLDDIRSGQGPAIVEAATYRWRGHYEGDPQHYRTLEELQEWRERDPLLVHANRLHAAGVDNDAITELSDSVNQRLDEAVTKARQSADAATSTLHDFVVRPRPVLPEPIRPPADAPAFRTLDAIRSAIEA